In one Nomascus leucogenys isolate Asia chromosome 13, Asia_NLE_v1, whole genome shotgun sequence genomic region, the following are encoded:
- the LOC100590500 gene encoding succinate dehydrogenase [ubiquinone] cytochrome b small subunit, mitochondrial-like isoform X1 has protein sequence MAVLWRLSALCGAQRGRALLLQTPVVRPAHHISAFLQDRPIPEWCGVQHIHLSPSHHSGSMAASLHWTSERVVSVLLLGLLPAAYLNPCSGMDYSLPATLNLHGHWGLGQVVTDYVHGDASQKAAKAGLLALSALTFAGLCYFNYHDMGICKAVATLWKL, from the coding sequence ATGGCggttctctggaggctgagtgcCCTTTGCGGTGCCCAAAGAGGCCGAGCTCTGTTGCTGCAAACCCCAGTGGTCAGACCTGCTCATCATATCTCAGCATTTCTTCAGGACCGACCTATCCCAGAATGGTGTGGAGTACAGCACATACACTTGTCACCGAGCCACCATTCTGGTTCCATGGCTGCATCTCTCCACTGGACTAGCGAGAGGGTTGTCAGTGTTTTGCTCCTGGGTCTGCTTCCGGCTGCTTATTTGAATCCTTGCTCTGGGATGGACTATTCCCTGCCTGCGACCCTCAATCTTCATGGTCACTGGGGCCTTGGACAAGTTGTTACTGACTATGTTCACGGGGATGCCTCGCAGAAAGCTGCCAAGGCAGGGCTTTTGGCACTTTCAGCTTTAACCTTTGCTGGGCTTTGCTATTTCAACTATCACGATATGGGCATCTGCAAAGCTGTTGCCACGTTGTGGAAGCTCTGA
- the LOC100590500 gene encoding succinate dehydrogenase [ubiquinone] cytochrome b small subunit, mitochondrial-like isoform X3: MAVLWRLSALCGAQRGRALLLQTPVVRPAHHISAFLQDRPIPEWCGVQHIHLSPSHHWALDKLLLTMFTGMPRRKLPRQGFWHFQL; encoded by the exons ATGGCggttctctggaggctgagtgcCCTTTGCGGTGCCCAAAGAGGCCGAGCTCTGTTGCTGCAAACCCCAGTGGTCAGACCTGCTCATCATATCTCAGCATTTCTTCAGGACCGACCTATCCCAGAATGGTGTGGAGTACAGCACATACACTTGTCACCGAGCCACCATT GGGCCTTGGACAAGTTGTTACTGACTATGTTCACGGGGATGCCTCGCAGAAAGCTGCCAAGGCAGGGCTTTTGGCACTTTCAGCTTTAA
- the LOC100590500 gene encoding succinate dehydrogenase [ubiquinone] cytochrome b small subunit, mitochondrial-like isoform X2: MAVLWRLSALCGAQRGRALHHSGSMAASLHWTSERVVSVLLLGLLPAAYLNPCSGMDYSLPATLNLHGHWGLGQVVTDYVHGDASQKAAKAGLLALSALTFAGLCYFNYHDMGICKAVATLWKL, encoded by the exons ATGGCggttctctggaggctgagtgcCCTTTGCGGTGCCCAAAGAGGCCGAGCTCT CCACCATTCTGGTTCCATGGCTGCATCTCTCCACTGGACTAGCGAGAGGGTTGTCAGTGTTTTGCTCCTGGGTCTGCTTCCGGCTGCTTATTTGAATCCTTGCTCTGGGATGGACTATTCCCTGCCTGCGACCCTCAATCTTCATGGTCACTGGGGCCTTGGACAAGTTGTTACTGACTATGTTCACGGGGATGCCTCGCAGAAAGCTGCCAAGGCAGGGCTTTTGGCACTTTCAGCTTTAACCTTTGCTGGGCTTTGCTATTTCAACTATCACGATATGGGCATCTGCAAAGCTGTTGCCACGTTGTGGAAGCTCTGA